In Candidatus Zixiibacteriota bacterium, the genomic stretch CAAGTGACGGTTTAGAAATAATAGATTTAAAAACATCCCTTCCTTCTTGTTCATCCGTCTACTCTTCTCAATGTTTTCTTTGAGATAACTTAAGTAGAGTTGATGAACCTTAACGCTAAACGCTAGATCGATCGCATCTGAATGCTGGAACAGATCCTGTAGCCTTCTTCCGAATTCTATCCAAAAGGTTCTGGCGGAATCAGAGCCAAACCAGAACCACAACTCCCCTCTAAAACCCATACATCCAGTAAGGTAGTTAGCAATATCACTTGTGCTTAAATAAGTTGAGGAATTGCAGGCGTACGCAAATAAATAAACATTACGGTCACCTGAACTAGCCAACCACCAAATTTCAGGGAGGAGAATAGGGCTCTGGTTTGATTCATCGGCATCGCAAAAGAATCCGGTATTTTTCCCAAAACACCAAAGCTGTACTACAATATTACGTTTATTATAGTCAAAATAACTTTTGCATGGTCTGGAGGTGCAAACACGCTCAAATTTCTCTACTTTGTCTAGCATGCTGTGAAAATCACTGGATAAATATCCCTTAAACCTCAACTTTTGCGTAGAGCTCAGGTCAAACAGGGACAAAAACCGACGAAAAACTGATTGGAGAAATCTCATAGTTGTGACCCCCTTAATCTCTTGTTTAATGAACGGTACATTTTTATTATCTCAGTACCAATCTCGTCTTTAGCCTCCAGGTGCTTTCTTAGCTGTGCTACTGATAGTGTCCTAATGCCTGCCAGAATGCCTATCTCATTTTGGTTCTCTATACTTTCTAATTCTTCATAAATATCTTCTATCATTTCATCAAGAATAGAATTCATTTTGTCATATCTCAATTTGAGTTCACCTACATCCACTTCCGATTTATAACTACTCTCTTCACCTTCGAGTATGGTTTCACCGGAGAGCAACTTGCGAAGTATATCCTCGTTTAGGTCAGCTTTGTAAATAAGCTTTCCATCGATTTTCTTTAACCGATTAAGTTGTGAATCATTAAGAACATATCCAGTTAACAAAATGCACTCTGCTTTAGGATATTGTTTCTTTACCATTTCAAGCAGGTGGATACCATCCTCTGTCGAACCTT encodes the following:
- a CDS encoding response regulator is translated as MSNTLFVDDCESLVETVKVFIEDEKIETTFCKTSLEEAQEVLKEVKDVKCVIADLVFEGSTEDGIHLLEMVKKQYPKAECILLTGYVLNDSQLNRLKKIDGKLIYKADLNEDILRKLLSGETILEGEESSYKSEVDVGELKLRYDKMNSILDEMIEDIYEELESIENQNEIGILAGIRTLSVAQLRKHLEAKDEIGTEIIKMYRSLNKRLRGSQL